The Corynebacterium sphenisci DSM 44792 genome includes the window CCGTGTCCCGGTCGCAGTCCAGGGCGAGGTGCTCCACCCGCTGGTAGTGGCCGCTGGTCATGCCCTTGACCCAGTATTCGCCGCGGGAGCGGGACCAGTAGGTGCCCCGCCGGGTGCCCAGGGTGTAGGCCAGGGCGGCCTCGTCCATCCAGGCGAGCATGAGCACCCGGCCGGTGCCGGCCTCCTGCACGATCGCCGGCAGCAGCCCGTCCGCGGTGGTCTTCAGCCGGCCGGCGAGCCCGGGGTCCAGCCGCCAGGTGGCGGGGTCGTCGTCGCGGCGCTCCCCCGCGGTGAAGCGGTAGCCGGGGTTGGCCGAGTGGTCCGGCGCGCTCACAGCCGCACCTCGTGCCCGGCGGCGCGCAGCGCCTCCTTGACCTCGCGGATGGAGACCTCCCCGAAGTGGAAGATGGAGGCCGCGAGCACCGCATCCGCCCCGGCGGCCACCGCCGGCGGGAAATGCTCCGCCGCCCCGGCCCCGCCGGAGGCGATCACCGGCACGTCCACCGCCTCGCGGACCAGCCGGGTGAGCTCGAGATCGAAACCGTCCTTGGTGCCGTCGCCGTCCATGGAGTTCAGCAGGATCTCGCCCACGCCGAGCTCCTCGCCGCGGCGGGCCCACTCGATGGCGTCGATCCCGGCGGAGCGGGAGCCGCCGTGCGTGGTGACCTCGAAGCCGCTGGGCTGGGGGGCGCCGCCGGCGGGGACCCGCCGGGCGTCCACGGAGAGCACGATGCACTGGGCGCCGAAGCGCTGGGAGAGCTCCTTGAGCAGCTCCGGGCGGGCGATGGCGGAGGTGTTCACGCTGACCTTGTCGGCCCCGGCGCGCAGCAGCTGGTCGACGTCGTCGACGCTGCGCACCCCGCCACCGACGGTGAGCGGGATGAATACCTGCTCGGCGGTGCGGCGCACCACCTCCAGCATGGTGCCCCGGCCGTCCTTGGAGGCGGTGACGTCGAGGAAGGTGAGCTCGTCGGCGCCCTCGGCGTCATAGCGCCGGGCCAGCTCCACCGGGTCCCCGGCGTCGCGCAGGTTCTCGAAGTTGACGCCCTTGACCACCCGTCCGGCGGTGACGTCGAGGCAGGGGATGACGCGGACGGCGACGGGCATGCGGGCTCCTTGCGGCGGGGGCGTGCGGTGGCGGCGCCGGAATCCCCGGCGCACGGGCCCGATTCTAGGCGGCGCCGCCGCCGGGGCCGCGCAGGGCCTCCTCGATGCGGTGCGCGGTCGCCCGGATGTCCCGGAGCACCGCGATCCCGTAGAGCACCGCCACGAACAGGAGGATGGCGGGCAGGAACGCGAGGGAGCCGAGGAGGACCTCGGCGAGGCCGATGACGGTCATGGGGTGTCCTTCCGTTGCCCGGATCATGCCCGGTGCGGGCGGATCCGAGGGTAGGCGAGCCCCGGGCCGGGGTCGGGGGCCCGCCCGCGGGGACCGGCCGCTAGGCCCGGAAGTCCGCCGGCGGCTGCAGCCCGGCGATGATCTCCCGGAGCCGGGCGTGCACCGTGGGCGTGCCGGCGAGCACCCCCACCGAACGCGGGGTCCAGGGCCGGCCGGCCACGTCGGTGACCACGCCCCCGGCCTCCCGGATGAGCAGCACCCCGGCGGCGTTGTCCCACAGGTTCGGGGAGAAGGTCACCGTGCCGGCGAAGGCGCCGCCGGCGGTGCAGGCCAGATCCACGCCCACCGACCCGGAGATCCGGATCGTGGGGAAGGACTCCCCCACCGCGGAGAGCAGCGACTGCCGCCAGCCGCGGGGGAAGGTGCCGTCCCGGCGGGCGATCACCGAGCCGAAGGCGATCGCCACCGGCCGGCCCGGGGTCTCGGCGAGGGTGACCTCCTCGCCGTTGCGGCGGGTGCCGCCGCCGCGGACGGCGGTGAGCCGCAGCCCCATCAGGGGCAGGTCCGCCACCGCCACCACCGGCTCGCCCCGGTGCATCAGGGCCACCAGGATCGCGCAGGCGGGGAAGCCCGCGGCGTAGTTGGTGGTGCCGTCGATGGGGTCGACCACCCAGCCGGTGGCGCTGTCCGCGTCCCCGCCGAACTCCTCCCCGTAGACCGGCAGCCCGGTGGCCGCGCCGAGGCGGTCCCGGAGGAGGCGCTCGATGGCGAGGTCGATTTCGGTGGCGAAGTCGCCGCGGGCCTTGGTGATGAGCGGATCCGCGCCGAGGTTGGCGCGGAAGACCGCCGCCGCCTCGTCCACGGCGGCCTCCGCGGCGGCCAGCAGCGCGACGGCGTCGGGTTCGCGCGCGGATCCGGCGCCGGTGTCCTGCTCATCGGTGGTGCTCATCCGCCCGCCTTCCGTGGGTCCGGTCTCCCGCGCCGTCGCCGGCGCGGCTACTTCGCCGCGGCCAGGGCCTCCTCGAGGGTGAACCGGCCGGCGTAGAGCGCCTTGCCGATGATCGCCGAGTCGACGCCCTCGTCGACCAGGCCCTTGATCGCGGTGACGTCCTCCAGGCTGCTCACCCCGCCGGAGGCGACGATGGGCGCGTCCGTGGCGGCGGCGACATCGCGCAGCAGGTCCAGGTTCGGCCCGGCGAGGGTGCCGTCCTTGGACACGTCGGTGACCACGAAGCGGGAGCAGCCCTCGGCGTCCAGGCGCTCCAGGACCTCCCACAGGTCCCCGCCGTCGGAGACCCAGCCGCGGCCGCGCAGCCGCCAGGAGCCGTCGATGAGCCGGGCGTCCAGGCCGATGGCGACCCGGTCGCCGTAGTCGCCGATCACCCGCCGGCACCAGTCCGGGTCCTCCAGGGCGGCGGTGCCGATGTTCACCCGGCGGCAGCCGGTGGCCAGGGCCCGCTCCAGGGACTCGGTGTCCCGGATCCCGCCGGAGAGCTCCACGTCCACGTCGAGGGCGCCGACGACGTCCTTGAGCAGCTCGTAGTTGGAGCCCCGGCCGAAGGCGGCGTCGAGGTCGACCAGGTGGATCCACTCCGCGCCCGCGTCCTGCCAGTTCCTGGCGGCGTCGATGGGGGCGCCGTAGTGGGTTTCGCTTCCCGCGGCGCCCTGCACCAGGCGCACCGCCTGTCCATCGGCGACGTCGACGGCGGGCAGCAGGGTCAGGCTCATGGGTATTCGGACTCCAGGGTGTCGGTGCCTCCCGGGCCGCGGCGCGGGTCGTGCCCCGTGCCGCGGTCCGGCTGTCGCCTGGATCATACGCGAGCGCGGGCGAGCCGATTCCCGCCGCACCGGGAGGCCGGCCGCCGGCCCGGGGTACGCCCCCGCGTCCCGCTCAGTCGGGCAGGTCCCCGGGCGCCGGGGCGGCCCGGTCGAGATCCGCCTCGCCCAGGTTCGCCCGGGCGGTGAAGCGCAGCCGGGACCCGCCGGCGGGGACGCTGGGCGGGCGGAACACGCCCACGTGCACCCCGCGGGCGGCGAGGTTGTCCCGGGCGGCCACGGCGCGCACCGGGTCGCCGAGCACCACCGGCACCACCGCCGACCCGGTGGCGGGCACGCCCCAGGCCGCCGCGATCGCCCGGGCGTTCGCCAGCGCCTGCCCGGGCAGCCCCGGTTCGGCGGCGAGGATCCGCAGCGCGGCGAGCGCCCCGGCGGCCGCCGGCGGGGCCAGGGCGGTGTCGAAGATCGCGGCCCGGGCGTGGTTGAGGATGTGGTCGCGCAGATTCGCCGGCCCCGCCACCGCCCCGCCCTGGGCGCCGAGCGACTTCGACAGGGTGAGGGTGACCACCAGGTCCGGGGCCCCGGCGAGCCCGGCGGCGGCCACCGCGCCCCGGCCGCCCGGGCCCACCACGCCCAGGGCGTGCGCCTCGTCGACGATGAGGAGGGCGGCATGCTCCCGGCACACCCGGTGCAGCCCGGCGATGTCGGCGACGGCGCCGTCGGCGGACTGCACCGCGTCCACGAGCACCATGGCCCGGGCCTCGGCGCGGCCGGCCAGCGCCGCCGCCACCGCGGAGGGGTCCCCGGCGGGGGTGACCGCCACCCGGGCCCGGGAGAGCCGGCAGGCGTCGATGAGGCTGGCGTGGCAGCCGGCGTCGCTGACGATGAGGTCCCCGCGGCCGGCCAGGGCGGTGACCGCCGCGAGATTGGCGAGGTAGCCGGAGCTGAGCACCGTGGCGGAGCCGAGGCCGAGGAAGCCGGCCAGCTCCCGCTCCAGCTCGTCGTGGAGCTCGGTGGCGCCGGTGACCAGGCGGGAGCCGGTGGCGCCGAGGCCGTAGTCGCGCAGCGCCCGCGCCGCGGCGGCGGTGACCCGGGGGTCATCGTGCAGGCCCAGGTAATCGTTGGAGGCCAGATCCAGCGGCGGCTGCCCCGCCCCGGCTGGCGGCCGGGGGCGCAGCTCCCGGTGCAGGCCGGCGGCGCGGCGGCGCTCGGCGATGCGGTCGAGTTCGGCGAGGACGGATTTGTGGCCTGCGGCGGGCTGGGCGGGCATGGGCCCAGCCTAGACCGCCCCTCGATCGGCGTTCAGGAGGGTGCGCTCAGTCGAGCGTGGCCACCCAGTTGCGCAGCAGCGCCGCCCCGGCGGCCCCGGACTTCTCCGGGTGGAACTGGGTGGCCCACAGCGGGCCGTTCTCCACGGCGGCGACGAAGCGGCAGCCGTCGTGCTCGGCCCAGTGCACCAGGGGCGCGGCGATCCGGCCGGTGTCGGTGAGCTCCCAGCGGCGGGCGGCGTAGGAGTGCACGAAGTAGTAGCGCTCATTGGGGTCCAGGCCCGCGAAGAGCCTCGAGCCGAGGGCCACCTCCACGGTGTTCCAGCCCATATGGGGCAGCACCGCCGCGTCCAGGCGCTCCACCGTGCCGGGCCACTCCCCGCAGCCGGGTGCGCCCACCGCCTGCGGGGCGGCCTCGCCGGCCTCATCGGCGGCCTCCGGGGCGTGGATGCCCTCGGCGAACTCCACGCCACGGTCGAAGAGCACCTGCATCCCGACGCAGATGCCCAGCACCGGCCGGCCCCCGGCCAGCCGGGAGCCGATGAGCCGGGGGCCGTTGACGGCGCGCAGGCCCTCCATGCAGGCGGCGAAGGCGCCCACGCCGGGGACGACGAGCCCGTCGGCGGCGAGCACTGTGCCCGGGTCGGCGGTGACGATGGTCTCCGCGCCGGTGGCGGCGATCGCGCGCTCGGCGGAGCGCAGGTTGCCGGAGCCGTAGTCCAGGAGTGCGACGGTGGTCATGGGGGGATTGTACGGCCTGGGCCCCGGGGCGCCCGGTCGCACCCGCGTTGCATCCCCGCCGGGCCCCCGGGGTGCCCCCGAGGGCATCGGAACGGGGGATCCCCCGCCCCCGCTGCCTGTACGCTCATCCCCGACCTTTCCGCTTTACGAGCACCCGGCGCGGGCCCCGAGGCCCGGCGCCCCGACCCTTGGAGGCCACGTGGTCGACCAGTACCCCATCCTCACGGTGATCCCCCCGCTGGGCGCGATCATCCTGGCCATCGCCACCCGCCGGGTGCGGCTCTCCCTCGGCGCCGGCATCGTCGCCGCCGCCCTGCTGGTCACCGACCTCGACGTGGTGGCCGCCCTGAAGACGATGTGGGCGGCCTTCGCGGGCATCTTCTGGGACGAGGGCGCCGTGAACACCGGCAACGTCTACATCCTGCTCTTCCTGGTGCTGCTCGGCGTGCTCACCTCGATGGTGCTCATGTCCGGCGGCTCCGCGGCCTTCTCCGACTGGATCGGGGCCCGGATCCGCTCCCGGCGCTCGGCGCAGTCCATGGCCGGCGGCCTGGGCGTGCTCATCTTCATCGACGACTACTTCAACGCCCTGGCGGTGGGCCAGATCGCCAAGCCGGTCACCGACACCCGCGGGGTGAGCCGGGCGAAGCTGGCGTACATCATCGACTCCACCTCCGCCCCGGTGTCGGTGCTCATGCCCTTCAGCTCCTGGGGCGCCTCCATCATCGGCATCCTGGCGCCCATCTTCGCCGCCTCCGCGATCCAGGTCAGCGACGTCGGCGGCTTCCTCGGCGCGGCGGCGGCGAACTTCTACGCCATCGCCGCCATCATCGCGGTGTTCCTGGTCATCTACCTGCGGGTGGACTTCGGGCCGATGCGCCGGGAGGAGAACCGGGCGCACCACCGCGGCGAGGCCTACGCGGCGAACGCGAACATCCCCGGGGAGCTCTCCGCGGGGCTGCCGGTGCACCGGCCCGGTGCGAAGCGCTCCCTGGTGGTGCCCTTCCTGGTGCTCGTCATCGGCGTCATCGCCGCGATGTTCGCCACCGGCCGGGCCGCGTCCGGCTCCACCGACCCGATGGAGATGCTCGCCAACACCAACGTCTCCGACTCCCTCATCATCGGCGCCGTCGCCGGCCTGGCCACCGCCCTGTTCTACTACGCGCGGGTGACCATCCCGGCCGGGTCCTTCTCCGCGGCGACCCTAGGCCGCGGCTCCTGGGAGGGCGCGAAGTCCATGAAGGACGCGATCATCATCCTGCTGCTGGCCTGGATGCTGGGCACCGTGGTCGGCGAGCTCGGCACCGGCGACTACCTCGGCGGCCTGGTGGTGGATTCCGGGATGTCCTCGGCCTGGCTGGTGCCGCTGATGTTCGTCGCCGCCGCGGCGATGGCCTTCTCCACCGGCACCTCCTGGGGCTCCTTCGGCCTGCTGCTGCCCATCGCCGGGGACATGCTGATCGCCGCGAACGCGGACGCCTACCTGGTGGCCGCGCTCGGCGCGGTGCTGGCCGGCGCGGTGTGGGGCGACCACTGCTCCCCCATCTCGGACACCACCATCCTGTCGGCCACCGGCGCCGGCTGCGATGTGGTCACGCACGTGTCCACGCAGCTGCCCTACGCGATCACCGTGGGCGCGGCGGCGCTGGCCGGCTACGTGGTCTACGCCGCCACCGACTCGGTCGGCATCGGCCTGGTGGCCACCCTGGTGCTGGTCGTCGCGGCCCTGGCGGTCATCGGCCGGGCCACCGGGCACGTGGAGGATCACGCCACCCGGGAGGCCGCCCCCGCCGCCGGCTGAGCCGCTGCCCCGCCCACCGCGGGAAACCCCCGGGCGCGAGGCGCGCATCCGGGGGTTTTCGCCGCTCATCCGGTGCGGGCGCCCTGGCCCCGGCGTAAGGTGAACACCCGGTGAACGAGGGGTGAACACCCCGGCCAGGATCATGGCCCCGGCGGCGGCCGCCCCGGGCCCGGAAGGACCGTCATGCTCGACCGCCAGCTGGAGATCGTCCGCGAGGACCTGCA containing:
- the hisI gene encoding phosphoribosyl-AMP cyclohydrolase translates to MDPGLAGRLKTTADGLLPAIVQEAGTGRVLMLAWMDEAALAYTLGTRRGTYWSRSRGEYWVKGMTSGHYQRVEHLALDCDRDTVLLTVTQTGAACHTGAHSCFDVEPLL
- a CDS encoding imidazole glycerol phosphate synthase subunit HisH, whose amino-acid sequence is MTTVALLDYGSGNLRSAERAIAATGAETIVTADPGTVLAADGLVVPGVGAFAACMEGLRAVNGPRLIGSRLAGGRPVLGICVGMQVLFDRGVEFAEGIHAPEAADEAGEAAPQAVGAPGCGEWPGTVERLDAAVLPHMGWNTVEVALGSRLFAGLDPNERYYFVHSYAARRWELTDTGRIAAPLVHWAEHDGCRFVAAVENGPLWATQFHPEKSGAAGAALLRNWVATLD
- a CDS encoding Na+/H+ antiporter NhaC family protein, which gives rise to MVDQYPILTVIPPLGAIILAIATRRVRLSLGAGIVAAALLVTDLDVVAALKTMWAAFAGIFWDEGAVNTGNVYILLFLVLLGVLTSMVLMSGGSAAFSDWIGARIRSRRSAQSMAGGLGVLIFIDDYFNALAVGQIAKPVTDTRGVSRAKLAYIIDSTSAPVSVLMPFSSWGASIIGILAPIFAASAIQVSDVGGFLGAAAANFYAIAAIIAVFLVIYLRVDFGPMRREENRAHHRGEAYAANANIPGELSAGLPVHRPGAKRSLVVPFLVLVIGVIAAMFATGRAASGSTDPMEMLANTNVSDSLIIGAVAGLATALFYYARVTIPAGSFSAATLGRGSWEGAKSMKDAIIILLLAWMLGTVVGELGTGDYLGGLVVDSGMSSAWLVPLMFVAAAAMAFSTGTSWGSFGLLLPIAGDMLIAANADAYLVAALGAVLAGAVWGDHCSPISDTTILSATGAGCDVVTHVSTQLPYAITVGAAALAGYVVYAATDSVGIGLVATLVLVVAALAVIGRATGHVEDHATREAAPAAG
- a CDS encoding inositol monophosphatase family protein, translated to MSTTDEQDTGAGSAREPDAVALLAAAEAAVDEAAAVFRANLGADPLITKARGDFATEIDLAIERLLRDRLGAATGLPVYGEEFGGDADSATGWVVDPIDGTTNYAAGFPACAILVALMHRGEPVVAVADLPLMGLRLTAVRGGGTRRNGEEVTLAETPGRPVAIAFGSVIARRDGTFPRGWRQSLLSAVGESFPTIRISGSVGVDLACTAGGAFAGTVTFSPNLWDNAAGVLLIREAGGVVTDVAGRPWTPRSVGVLAGTPTVHARLREIIAGLQPPADFRA
- a CDS encoding aminotransferase class I/II-fold pyridoxal phosphate-dependent enzyme; translated protein: MPAQPAAGHKSVLAELDRIAERRRAAGLHRELRPRPPAGAGQPPLDLASNDYLGLHDDPRVTAAAARALRDYGLGATGSRLVTGATELHDELERELAGFLGLGSATVLSSGYLANLAAVTALAGRGDLIVSDAGCHASLIDACRLSRARVAVTPAGDPSAVAAALAGRAEARAMVLVDAVQSADGAVADIAGLHRVCREHAALLIVDEAHALGVVGPGGRGAVAAAGLAGAPDLVVTLTLSKSLGAQGGAVAGPANLRDHILNHARAAIFDTALAPPAAAGALAALRILAAEPGLPGQALANARAIAAAWGVPATGSAVVPVVLGDPVRAVAARDNLAARGVHVGVFRPPSVPAGGSRLRFTARANLGEADLDRAAPAPGDLPD
- the hisF gene encoding imidazole glycerol phosphate synthase subunit HisF: MPVAVRVIPCLDVTAGRVVKGVNFENLRDAGDPVELARRYDAEGADELTFLDVTASKDGRGTMLEVVRRTAEQVFIPLTVGGGVRSVDDVDQLLRAGADKVSVNTSAIARPELLKELSQRFGAQCIVLSVDARRVPAGGAPQPSGFEVTTHGGSRSAGIDAIEWARRGEELGVGEILLNSMDGDGTKDGFDLELTRLVREAVDVPVIASGGAGAAEHFPPAVAAGADAVLAASIFHFGEVSIREVKEALRAAGHEVRL
- the priA gene encoding bifunctional 1-(5-phosphoribosyl)-5-((5-phosphoribosylamino)methylideneamino)imidazole-4-carboxamide isomerase/phosphoribosylanthranilate isomerase PriA yields the protein MSLTLLPAVDVADGQAVRLVQGAAGSETHYGAPIDAARNWQDAGAEWIHLVDLDAAFGRGSNYELLKDVVGALDVDVELSGGIRDTESLERALATGCRRVNIGTAALEDPDWCRRVIGDYGDRVAIGLDARLIDGSWRLRGRGWVSDGGDLWEVLERLDAEGCSRFVVTDVSKDGTLAGPNLDLLRDVAAATDAPIVASGGVSSLEDVTAIKGLVDEGVDSAIIGKALYAGRFTLEEALAAAK